A part of Bosea sp. (in: a-proteobacteria) genomic DNA contains:
- a CDS encoding PhnD/SsuA/transferrin family substrate-binding protein has translation MNRRDLVATAAMLTAAAAMPAFAQTRQRLRFAVTDVDGSENLQREFGPFKAAFEKVMPNVEIALFPVSGRTAAVEAMNANQVDLVLTGPAEYVVFKARMPAVQPVVIWQRPDYFPQVVVLAEGPIRQLSDLKGKKISFGEIGSTSQHLGPSQILADAGLAYGRDFEAMFLRRNVAVEALRRGDLAAIGMNLTHIQQIRRAVPDVKLSVIGRGRDLPDDLIIAAPSVSADMVGQVRKAFIDHAGPLLQAVLQVEANARWNGGTFLPNVADRDYDVIRQMYRAVGINEFTRFIGQ, from the coding sequence ATGAACCGCCGTGACCTTGTCGCCACCGCAGCCATGCTGACAGCGGCAGCTGCGATGCCAGCCTTCGCCCAGACCCGTCAGAGGCTGCGTTTCGCCGTCACCGATGTCGATGGCTCCGAAAACCTCCAACGCGAATTCGGGCCGTTCAAGGCAGCCTTCGAAAAGGTGATGCCGAATGTCGAGATCGCCTTGTTTCCTGTCTCGGGCCGCACTGCGGCCGTTGAGGCCATGAATGCCAATCAGGTTGATCTGGTGCTCACCGGCCCCGCCGAATACGTGGTGTTCAAGGCCCGCATGCCTGCAGTGCAGCCGGTTGTGATCTGGCAGCGCCCGGACTACTTTCCGCAAGTCGTCGTGCTGGCAGAAGGGCCGATCAGGCAGCTGTCCGACCTCAAGGGGAAGAAGATTTCCTTTGGCGAAATCGGTTCGACCTCGCAGCATCTCGGACCATCACAGATCCTTGCCGATGCCGGCCTTGCCTATGGCCGCGATTTCGAAGCGATGTTCCTGCGCCGTAATGTGGCCGTCGAAGCCCTGCGCCGCGGCGACCTTGCTGCGATCGGCATGAACCTGACCCATATCCAGCAGATCCGCCGCGCTGTGCCTGACGTTAAGCTCAGCGTCATTGGACGTGGTCGCGACCTGCCCGATGATCTGATCATTGCAGCGCCAAGCGTCTCCGCCGACATGGTCGGTCAGGTTCGCAAGGCCTTCATCGACCATGCCGGCCCGCTGCTTCAGGCCGTGCTGCAGGTCGAGGCCAACGCGCGCTGGAACGGCGGCACCTTCCTGCCGAACGTGGCTGACCGTGATTATGACGTGATCCGGCAGATGTATCGCGCGGTCGGCATCAACGAGTTCACGCGATTCATCGGCCAGTGA